In Bacteroidia bacterium, a genomic segment contains:
- a CDS encoding TonB family protein, translating to MITNNIYSEPWCDLVFEKRNQAYGAYQIRKVTNPNTFISFFGSLALISALILIPKLSDYFSKPGLRELPEEEAMVFIDPGILLPKMEIEEPEQLPKTQPQQQRTIADTPPVIVDQSQEQNVHTTEEKASLATSTSENQGSETGAEKGKINAEITVETKSSFQEQPQPPILRKGYELTEQPKFIGGEKGMAEFLRKNLKYPAMEKENGIEGLVYVEFVVSEQGKVMDVNVVRAPSKNFEKEASRVVKIMPDWIPGKMENTNVPTKLVLPIRFELN from the coding sequence ATGATAACCAACAACATTTATTCAGAACCTTGGTGCGACTTGGTTTTTGAAAAGCGAAATCAAGCATATGGAGCTTATCAAATCCGAAAAGTAACTAACCCAAACACCTTTATCAGTTTTTTTGGATCCCTTGCTTTAATTAGTGCATTAATTCTGATTCCCAAATTGTCGGATTACTTTTCTAAACCTGGACTAAGAGAACTGCCGGAGGAGGAAGCAATGGTATTTATTGATCCGGGCATTCTTCTTCCTAAGATGGAGATAGAAGAACCTGAACAACTCCCAAAAACCCAGCCCCAACAGCAAAGAACTATTGCAGATACACCACCGGTAATTGTGGATCAGTCTCAAGAGCAAAATGTACATACGACAGAAGAAAAGGCAAGCCTCGCAACTTCTACTTCCGAAAATCAGGGTTCTGAAACAGGGGCTGAAAAAGGAAAAATAAATGCCGAAATAACAGTAGAAACAAAATCATCTTTTCAAGAACAGCCCCAGCCTCCAATTTTGCGCAAAGGGTATGAACTTACAGAGCAACCAAAATTTATAGGAGGCGAAAAAGGTATGGCTGAATTTTTGCGAAAAAATCTGAAATACCCTGCAATGGAGAAAGAGAACGGAATAGAAGGACTGGTCTATGTTGAATTTGTAGTCTCTGAACAAGGAAAAGTAATGGATGTTAATGTAGTTCGGGCTCCAAGTAAGAACTTCGAAAAAGAAGCATCCAGGGTAGTAAAAATAATGCCTGATTGGATTCCCGGTAAAATGGAAAATACCAATGTTCCTACCAAATTGGTATTACCCATTCGATTTGAATTAAACTAA
- the ftsH gene encoding ATP-dependent zinc metalloprotease FtsH → METKNGKGPGDQKSKKPKFQFNFYWIYIVVAVVFLGFQFITLTEGPKEITWKKLSTEMLAPHDVDHIVVVNKETAEIYIKPDRLKLAKYKDVANKSLGNGSSGPHYYYNIGTVETFNSALEKFQTNLPPQDRVSIQYEPRKNWGGDILSWLIPLGLIVLLWVFIMRRMGGGMGGGTQIFNIGRSKAQVFDKDNTVNITFDDVAGLEEAKLEIREIVDFLKSPQKYTELGAKIPKGALLVGPPGTGKTLLAKAVAGEAKVPFFSLSGSDFVEMFVGVGASRVRDLFRQAKEKSPCIIFIDEIDAIGRARGKSISHGANDERENTLNQLLTEMDGFGTNSGVIILAATNRADILDRALMRAGRFDRQIYVDMPDVVERQAIFKVHLKPLKLDDTVDVEFLARQTPGFSGADIANICNEAALIAARQGKKSIGRQDFLDAVDRIVGGLEKKNKIITKQEKEVIAYHEAGHASVSWLLQYASPLIKVTIVPRGRSLGAAWYLPEERQITTTEQLLDEMCATLGGRAAEEITFGKISTGALSDLEKITKQAYAMVSIYGLNERIGNLSFYDSSGQSDYSFSKPYSEKTAEAIDEEVRLMIEKAYERTKKILNDSKDKLKQLAELLLEKEVIFKEDLENIFGKRPWDETPEPQPIPIENK, encoded by the coding sequence ATGGAAACGAAGAATGGAAAAGGTCCCGGTGACCAAAAATCAAAAAAACCTAAATTCCAATTTAATTTTTATTGGATTTATATCGTTGTTGCCGTTGTATTTCTCGGATTTCAGTTTATAACCCTCACCGAAGGTCCAAAAGAAATTACCTGGAAAAAATTATCTACCGAAATGCTTGCTCCACATGATGTGGATCACATTGTTGTAGTGAATAAGGAAACAGCAGAAATTTATATTAAGCCCGACCGTCTGAAATTAGCCAAATACAAAGATGTAGCCAACAAATCGCTTGGTAATGGCAGCAGTGGCCCACATTATTACTATAACATAGGAACAGTAGAAACTTTCAATTCGGCATTAGAAAAATTCCAAACCAATTTACCTCCTCAAGATCGTGTAAGTATTCAATATGAACCTAGAAAAAACTGGGGTGGAGACATTTTAAGCTGGCTTATCCCATTGGGCCTGATTGTCCTGTTGTGGGTGTTTATCATGCGCAGAATGGGTGGTGGAATGGGTGGTGGAACCCAGATTTTTAACATAGGCCGTTCCAAAGCACAGGTGTTTGATAAGGATAATACTGTCAATATTACATTTGACGATGTAGCCGGTTTAGAAGAAGCTAAATTGGAAATTCGTGAAATTGTTGACTTCCTGAAAAGCCCTCAAAAGTATACCGAACTTGGTGCAAAAATCCCAAAAGGTGCTTTATTGGTTGGACCTCCCGGTACCGGAAAAACCTTGTTAGCCAAAGCGGTTGCAGGTGAAGCTAAAGTTCCTTTTTTCTCTTTGTCCGGTTCCGATTTCGTTGAAATGTTTGTTGGTGTTGGTGCCTCCAGGGTAAGAGACTTATTCCGCCAAGCCAAAGAAAAATCGCCTTGTATCATATTTATTGACGAAATTGATGCCATTGGAAGGGCCAGAGGTAAAAGCATTTCACACGGTGCTAACGATGAAAGAGAAAACACGTTGAACCAATTGCTTACCGAAATGGATGGCTTTGGAACCAATAGCGGTGTTATTATCCTCGCAGCTACCAACCGTGCCGATATTTTAGATAGAGCTTTGATGCGTGCCGGACGTTTTGACCGCCAAATTTATGTGGACATGCCGGATGTAGTGGAACGCCAAGCCATATTCAAAGTTCACCTGAAACCATTAAAATTAGACGATACCGTTGATGTAGAATTTTTAGCTCGCCAAACACCCGGATTTAGTGGAGCTGACATTGCCAACATTTGTAACGAAGCAGCCTTAATAGCGGCAAGACAAGGAAAAAAATCCATTGGCCGTCAGGATTTCCTAGATGCTGTTGACCGCATAGTTGGTGGATTGGAAAAGAAAAATAAAATTATTACCAAACAAGAAAAAGAAGTGATTGCTTACCACGAAGCCGGCCACGCATCGGTTAGTTGGTTGTTGCAATATGCCTCTCCCCTCATCAAAGTTACCATTGTACCCAGAGGACGTTCTTTAGGAGCTGCCTGGTATTTACCGGAAGAAAGACAAATTACTACTACCGAACAATTGCTAGACGAAATGTGCGCAACTTTAGGAGGTAGAGCTGCTGAAGAAATCACTTTCGGAAAAATCTCAACCGGGGCTTTGAGTGATTTGGAAAAAATCACCAAACAAGCCTATGCCATGGTGAGTATCTATGGTTTAAACGAACGTATAGGTAACCTGAGTTTCTATGATAGTTCTGGACAATCGGATTATTCTTTTTCAAAACCTTACAGTGAAAAAACTGCCGAAGCTATTGATGAAGAAGTTCGTTTGATGATTGAAAAAGCTTATGAACGTACTAAGAAAATTCTGAATGACAGCAAAGACAAACTGAAACAACTGGCTGAATTGCTGTTGGAAAAGGAAGTTATTTTCAAAGAAGATTTAGAAAACATTTTCGGCAAACGTCCTTGGGATGAAACTCCGGAACCTCAACCTATTCCAATTGAGAATAAATAA
- a CDS encoding NAD(P)-binding domain-containing protein — translation MKNIGILGSGAVGITLANGFNKLGFSVMLGTNNPSKWEGLKAKLAPEVKIGNFQEVASFGNSIVLAVKGSAAMEVLSSIEPSLDNKLIMDATNPIAALPPVNGVLQFFTGPNESLMERFQQRFPNSHFVKVFNSVGSAFMVNPNFGNEKPTMFICGNSEEAKSTVATFLNQFGWEVQDMGMVESARAIESLCMLWCIPGFLQNSWSHAFRLLKK, via the coding sequence ATGAAAAACATAGGTATCCTCGGTTCCGGCGCAGTTGGAATTACCCTCGCAAACGGATTTAATAAATTAGGCTTCTCTGTCATGTTAGGAACCAATAACCCATCCAAATGGGAAGGATTAAAAGCCAAATTAGCTCCAGAAGTAAAAATAGGTAATTTTCAAGAAGTTGCCTCTTTCGGAAATTCCATTGTCCTTGCCGTTAAAGGTTCTGCAGCCATGGAGGTTCTTTCATCCATTGAACCCTCCCTGGATAACAAACTAATCATGGATGCCACCAATCCAATTGCTGCATTGCCCCCTGTTAACGGCGTGCTTCAGTTTTTTACCGGCCCCAATGAATCGCTAATGGAAAGATTCCAACAGCGTTTCCCAAATTCCCATTTCGTAAAAGTATTTAATTCGGTTGGCAGCGCCTTTATGGTAAATCCTAATTTTGGAAATGAAAAACCTACCATGTTTATTTGTGGAAATTCAGAAGAAGCTAAATCGACCGTTGCCACTTTTCTCAATCAATTCGGTTGGGAAGTGCAAGATATGGGAATGGTTGAATCAGCAAGGGCTATCGAAAGCCTTTGCATGTTATGGTGTATCCCCGGATTTCTTCAAAATAGTTGGTCCCATGCTTTTCGTTTATTAAAGAAGTAA
- a CDS encoding 2-oxo acid dehydrogenase subunit E2 — protein sequence MAQVEMIMPKMGESVAEATIIKWAKKEGDRIEADETVLEIATDKVDSEVPSPASGILIKQLFQEGDVVQVGKVIAIIGSEMPSAELSPSETPAAQEAASIAEAKAAVTAQTASSETIEKVSTSGKFYSPLVRSIAQQEGVSMSELDSISGTGKEGRVTKNDILAYLPNRNKTAAVQAVAPAAKSVAPSAETVKTPPIEPSKTAVPVIQAPAVSVGAGDEIIEMDRMRKLIADHMVMSKHVSPHVTSFVEVDVTSIVQWRDKVKVEFEKREKEKLTFTPLFIEAVTKAIKDFPMVNVSVDGTKIIVRKNINIGMATALPSGNLIVPVIKNADQKNLVGITKNVNDLAARARANKLQPDEIQGGTFTLTNVGTFGNVMGTPIINQPQVAILATGAIRKKPAVIETPQGDVIGIRHFMFLSLSYDHRVVDGALGGSFLRRIGDYLEQFDFNRAI from the coding sequence ATGGCACAGGTAGAAATGATTATGCCTAAAATGGGCGAAAGCGTAGCCGAGGCAACTATTATCAAATGGGCAAAAAAAGAAGGTGATCGGATTGAAGCCGACGAAACCGTTCTTGAAATTGCAACCGACAAAGTAGACAGCGAGGTTCCATCCCCGGCTTCCGGTATATTAATTAAGCAATTATTTCAAGAAGGTGATGTGGTTCAGGTCGGAAAGGTAATTGCCATTATTGGTTCCGAAATGCCTTCAGCTGAGCTATCACCCTCTGAAACACCTGCCGCACAAGAGGCGGCTTCCATTGCCGAAGCAAAAGCCGCAGTTACAGCGCAAACTGCAAGTAGCGAAACCATTGAAAAAGTTTCTACTTCTGGCAAGTTTTATTCTCCATTGGTTAGAAGCATTGCTCAACAAGAAGGGGTATCCATGAGTGAATTGGATTCTATTTCTGGTACAGGTAAAGAAGGAAGAGTAACTAAAAACGATATTTTGGCCTACCTTCCTAACCGAAATAAAACTGCCGCTGTTCAAGCTGTTGCTCCTGCTGCTAAATCAGTTGCCCCATCTGCTGAAACCGTAAAAACTCCTCCAATTGAACCTTCTAAAACCGCTGTTCCTGTAATCCAGGCTCCTGCTGTTTCTGTTGGGGCAGGAGATGAAATCATTGAAATGGATCGCATGCGTAAACTTATTGCCGATCACATGGTAATGAGTAAACATGTTTCTCCGCATGTTACCTCTTTTGTAGAAGTGGATGTAACTTCCATCGTGCAATGGAGAGATAAAGTAAAAGTTGAATTTGAGAAAAGAGAAAAGGAAAAGTTAACGTTTACACCTTTGTTTATTGAGGCAGTTACAAAAGCCATCAAGGATTTCCCAATGGTGAATGTGAGTGTAGATGGTACTAAGATCATTGTTCGAAAAAATATTAATATTGGTATGGCTACCGCCCTACCAAGCGGAAATTTAATTGTTCCGGTTATTAAAAATGCTGATCAGAAAAATTTGGTTGGTATTACTAAAAATGTGAACGACCTTGCTGCAAGAGCAAGAGCTAATAAGTTGCAACCGGATGAAATTCAGGGAGGTACCTTTACCTTAACCAATGTTGGAACATTCGGTAATGTAATGGGAACTCCAATTATTAACCAACCTCAGGTTGCAATTCTGGCTACTGGTGCCATCCGGAAAAAACCGGCTGTAATTGAAACTCCCCAAGGTGATGTTATCGGAATACGCCACTTTATGTTTCTATCATTAAGTTACGACCACCGTGTCGTTGATGGGGCTTTAGGTGGTAGCTTCTTACGCAGAATAGGCGATTACCTCGAACAATTTGATTTTAATAGGGCTATTTAA
- a CDS encoding biotin--[acetyl-CoA-carboxylase] ligase: protein MSFSLFIGKNRIHLTEIDSTNNYALEWMKGKRPPEGSLVTAEIQYQGRGQRGNTWLSKAGLNLTASYILYPVFLSAQGQFWLNKALSLAVADTIQSILSSEQVQIKWPNDILVRKKKIAGILIENQLQGTSLSACVFGIGLNVNQTDFSQLPLATSLANITGCTYSIQNVIEELSSQVEKRYLQLKAANYQLLQKNYSERLFGLQEGLSLELDNKVHLVKVEEVNALGQLVVEIDGHLRTFSHGEVKIILD, encoded by the coding sequence ATGAGCTTTTCACTATTTATTGGTAAAAACAGGATACATCTCACTGAAATCGACTCTACCAACAATTATGCCCTTGAGTGGATGAAAGGGAAAAGACCGCCTGAAGGTAGTTTGGTAACAGCCGAAATTCAATACCAAGGACGTGGACAACGCGGGAATACTTGGCTTTCTAAAGCTGGTTTGAATCTTACGGCAAGCTATATATTATACCCTGTCTTTTTGTCAGCACAAGGGCAGTTTTGGCTGAATAAGGCTCTTTCTTTGGCGGTTGCTGATACCATTCAAAGTATTTTGTCTTCCGAACAGGTTCAAATCAAATGGCCCAATGATATCTTGGTAAGAAAGAAAAAAATCGCTGGGATATTAATCGAAAACCAATTGCAGGGAACTTCTTTGTCTGCCTGTGTTTTTGGAATAGGATTAAATGTCAACCAAACTGATTTTAGCCAATTACCCTTAGCCACTTCATTGGCAAATATCACAGGTTGTACCTATTCTATACAAAACGTAATTGAAGAACTTTCGTCGCAAGTGGAGAAAAGATACCTTCAACTGAAAGCTGCTAACTACCAATTGCTGCAAAAGAATTATTCTGAACGTTTGTTTGGGTTACAGGAGGGGCTATCTCTTGAATTAGACAATAAAGTACACCTGGTTAAAGTTGAAGAAGTGAATGCCTTGGGACAATTAGTGGTAGAGATTGATGGACACTTGCGAACCTTTTCTCATGGTGAGGTAAAAATTATCCTAGATTGA
- a CDS encoding patatin-like phospholipase family protein, with protein sequence MGRWIFVFLVLLLSVNQLVAQKVGLVLSGGGSSGMAHIGLIQALEENNIPIDYITGTSAGALIGSMYAAGYTVEQMKAMATSESFKEMTKGVIDDKYVYYFKSEEENASWISIEFNKDSIFRASLPTNLISTYPIDFTMMENLAPASAAAGYNFDSLFVPFRCVAAEVDSKSQMIFKDGQLGEAVRASMTYPFYLKPIKKNGKLLFDGGLYNNFPADVMLRDFYPDIIIGCTVANNIKAPSEDDVIGQIKSLLMTATDYSVPCESDIMIRIPDLGVGVLNFNNVAPIIEAGYFYANQQMPEILTKISSRITKEERLAKRKAFLDKCPPLVFQNIEINGLNKYQQNYVKRNIQLAYKEKEFGLEQLRRQFYRLAGDNKLKGLYPRAIFDTTTHRYKLNLDIKRNNQFRAQFGGNFSSRSINEAFIGLQYRYLGWFGLDVTGNTYFGRFYNSGQIKFRLDYPFKVPFFLEGGVCINQWDYYQTYTTFFEDKKPSYLIQYDYDAEFAIGMPASNEGKVKASVAYMFLNNRYYQTTKFISTDTPDNTEFYGFTSKILYERNTLNRKQYANQGRYLNVSLRYVDGLERTSPGSTSIDSVTRRVDRKWIQAKITFDNYFNKYGSVKLGLMLEGFYSTQNFFSNYTSSLFVTSAFKPTPDSRTFFLEKFRSNRYIAGGLKVIYEIRKNLDLRIEAYSFQPFTEIMRKDDNTAEYNKKIQYPRLMGMGALVYNSPIGPLSISGSYYETEPKPWSIMFHFGYILFNDSALH encoded by the coding sequence ATGGGTAGGTGGATTTTTGTATTTCTTGTTTTGTTATTGTCTGTAAATCAACTTGTTGCGCAAAAGGTTGGTTTGGTGTTAAGTGGTGGAGGAAGCAGTGGAATGGCTCATATCGGCTTAATTCAAGCGCTTGAAGAGAATAATATTCCCATCGATTATATTACAGGCACTTCTGCAGGTGCTCTTATTGGCAGTATGTATGCTGCAGGTTACACCGTTGAACAAATGAAAGCAATGGCAACCTCCGAGTCTTTTAAGGAAATGACAAAAGGTGTAATTGACGATAAGTATGTCTATTATTTCAAATCAGAAGAGGAGAACGCCTCCTGGATAAGTATTGAATTTAATAAGGATAGTATTTTCCGAGCATCTCTACCTACCAACCTAATTAGCACCTATCCCATAGATTTTACTATGATGGAAAACTTGGCCCCGGCAAGCGCTGCTGCAGGCTATAACTTTGATAGTTTGTTCGTCCCCTTTCGTTGTGTGGCTGCAGAGGTGGATTCTAAATCTCAAATGATTTTTAAAGATGGACAATTGGGCGAGGCAGTTCGTGCAAGTATGACCTATCCCTTCTACCTTAAACCTATCAAGAAAAATGGTAAGTTGCTTTTTGATGGTGGTTTGTACAATAACTTTCCTGCCGATGTGATGCTTAGGGATTTTTATCCGGATATTATCATCGGTTGTACGGTCGCTAATAATATCAAAGCTCCAAGTGAAGACGATGTTATTGGGCAAATTAAATCCTTATTGATGACCGCTACCGATTACAGTGTGCCTTGTGAAAGTGATATTATGATTCGTATTCCTGACCTCGGAGTAGGAGTGCTTAACTTTAACAATGTTGCTCCTATTATCGAAGCCGGTTATTTTTATGCCAACCAACAAATGCCCGAAATATTAACCAAAATTTCTTCCCGAATTACCAAAGAAGAACGATTGGCAAAACGTAAAGCCTTCCTTGATAAATGTCCACCCTTGGTTTTCCAAAATATTGAAATCAACGGACTAAATAAATACCAACAAAACTATGTGAAACGGAATATTCAATTAGCATACAAGGAAAAGGAGTTTGGATTAGAACAATTAAGAAGACAGTTCTACAGATTGGCCGGAGATAATAAATTAAAAGGTCTTTATCCAAGGGCAATTTTTGATACTACAACTCATAGGTATAAACTCAACTTGGATATTAAAAGGAATAACCAGTTTAGAGCACAATTTGGTGGAAATTTCAGTAGCAGAAGTATTAATGAAGCTTTTATAGGCTTACAATACCGTTATTTGGGCTGGTTCGGGTTGGATGTAACCGGTAATACCTATTTCGGCCGTTTTTACAACTCCGGACAAATTAAATTTAGGTTGGATTATCCCTTTAAAGTTCCTTTCTTCCTGGAAGGTGGAGTTTGTATCAACCAATGGGATTACTATCAAACCTATACTACCTTTTTTGAAGATAAAAAACCCTCCTACCTGATTCAATATGATTATGATGCTGAATTTGCTATTGGTATGCCCGCATCCAACGAAGGTAAAGTAAAAGCAAGTGTCGCTTATATGTTTCTTAACAACCGTTATTACCAAACTACCAAGTTTATCTCAACAGATACCCCTGACAATACCGAATTTTATGGATTTACCTCCAAAATATTGTACGAACGAAATACCCTTAACCGTAAACAATACGCCAACCAAGGAAGATACCTCAATGTAAGCCTGAGATATGTAGATGGATTGGAACGAACCTCCCCCGGTTCTACAAGTATTGATAGTGTTACCAGAAGGGTAGATCGGAAATGGATTCAGGCTAAAATAACCTTCGATAATTATTTTAATAAATACGGAAGTGTAAAACTTGGGTTAATGCTGGAAGGATTTTATAGCACCCAAAACTTCTTTTCTAATTATACCAGCTCCTTATTTGTTACTTCTGCATTTAAACCTACTCCTGATAGCCGTACCTTTTTCTTAGAGAAATTTCGAAGTAACCGATATATAGCCGGTGGTTTGAAGGTAATTTATGAAATCAGAAAAAACCTCGATCTCCGTATTGAAGCATACAGCTTTCAGCCTTTTACTGAAATCATGAGAAAAGATGACAATACCGCCGAATACAATAAGAAAATTCAATATCCCCGATTAATGGGAATGGGCGCGCTGGTGTATAACTCACCTATTGGCCCGCTTTCAATTTCTGGTAGTTACTATGAAACAGAACCTAAACCTTGGTCCATCATGTTTCATTTTGGCTATATCCTGTTTAATGACTCTGCTTTACACTAA
- the gatC gene encoding Asp-tRNA(Asn)/Glu-tRNA(Gln) amidotransferase subunit GatC codes for MKVDTKLVDNLAQLARLEFNGDENEKMVSDMNRMLAFVEKLNELDTTGVEPLIYLSDEVNVLREDHAVKSISHEEALKNAPQKDSDYFKTPKVIENPNF; via the coding sequence ATGAAAGTAGATACGAAATTGGTTGATAATCTTGCACAGTTGGCAAGACTGGAATTCAACGGTGATGAGAATGAAAAAATGGTTTCTGATATGAATCGTATGTTGGCTTTCGTCGAAAAATTAAATGAACTCGATACAACCGGCGTTGAACCATTAATCTACCTTTCCGATGAGGTTAATGTCTTAAGAGAGGACCATGCCGTTAAATCAATCTCTCATGAAGAAGCTCTAAAAAATGCTCCTCAAAAAGACAGCGACTATTTCAAAACACCAAAAGTTATTGAAAATCCAAATTTCTAA
- a CDS encoding ABC-F family ATP-binding cassette domain-containing protein — MNLLSVEGISKAYGEKILFKDINFGLNEGQKVALVARNGSGKTTLLNILSGKDEPDAGNVVFRRGLTIGYLDQDPQFPSGFTVEEAIFHSNAAIIQAVRKYEHAMETQIGLDEAMAEVDRLGAWEVEFTVKQILFQLGITRLNQSVDTLSGGQRKRLALAQVLIDQPDFLILDEPTNHLDIQMIEWLEGYVKGRNLSLLVVTHDRYFLDAVCTEILELEDQVLYRHKGNYAYFLEKKQERELSKASELEKARNLYFRELEWIRKQPKARGTKSKSRVDAFEGIKDKATSKRSENSFELNVKMSRIGGSIIEIKKLNKAYGDLEISKGFSYTFKAGDRIGIVGKNGTGKSTFLNMIAGKEEPDSGKINVGETIVLGYYSQGGLELKEDKRMIEVVKDVADVLVLADGSKLNPTQFLKHFGFKPETHYTFVSKLSGGEKRRLYLLTVLIKNPNVLILDEPTNDLDILTLNILEEFLENFQGVLLMVSHDRYFMDKLVDHLFIFDGHGNIKDFNGNYTDFRMMLEQKEKQDAKDKLAESNLKENSNSNTSKKKIGFKEKFEFQQLEKEIPELEEKKKQLELDLQASVSDYLKIQQLGEQIAQLSSELELKSLRWLELAELVEGEN, encoded by the coding sequence ATGAATCTACTTTCGGTCGAAGGAATCTCCAAAGCCTATGGAGAGAAAATCCTTTTTAAGGATATTAATTTTGGCCTGAATGAGGGACAAAAAGTGGCATTGGTTGCCAGAAACGGGTCGGGTAAAACTACCTTGTTAAATATTCTTTCAGGAAAGGATGAACCCGATGCCGGTAATGTCGTTTTTCGCAGAGGCTTAACCATAGGTTACCTGGATCAAGATCCTCAATTTCCCTCCGGTTTTACGGTTGAAGAGGCTATTTTTCATTCCAACGCCGCTATAATTCAGGCAGTTCGCAAATATGAACATGCCATGGAAACCCAAATTGGCTTGGATGAAGCAATGGCAGAAGTGGATAGGCTTGGTGCTTGGGAAGTGGAATTCACCGTAAAGCAAATCCTTTTTCAATTGGGAATTACCAGGTTGAATCAGTCGGTGGATACACTTTCCGGTGGACAAAGAAAGCGTTTGGCCTTGGCACAGGTTTTAATCGATCAACCCGATTTTCTTATTTTGGATGAACCTACCAACCACTTGGATATTCAAATGATTGAATGGTTGGAAGGTTATGTTAAAGGCAGAAATTTGAGTTTGTTAGTGGTAACCCACGATCGATATTTCCTAGATGCCGTTTGTACCGAAATATTGGAACTGGAAGACCAAGTTTTATATCGTCACAAAGGAAATTATGCCTACTTCCTGGAGAAAAAACAAGAGCGCGAACTATCCAAAGCCAGTGAATTGGAAAAGGCCAGGAATCTCTACTTTAGAGAGTTGGAGTGGATTCGTAAACAACCTAAAGCAAGAGGTACTAAATCCAAATCAAGGGTCGATGCTTTTGAAGGTATTAAAGATAAGGCTACTTCTAAAAGATCTGAAAATTCATTTGAGCTTAATGTGAAAATGAGCCGAATAGGCGGAAGTATCATTGAAATTAAAAAGTTAAATAAGGCTTATGGGGATTTGGAAATTTCCAAAGGCTTTTCTTACACCTTCAAAGCAGGTGATAGAATTGGTATCGTTGGGAAAAATGGTACTGGTAAATCAACTTTCCTAAATATGATTGCCGGAAAGGAAGAACCTGATTCCGGAAAAATAAATGTAGGTGAAACCATTGTTCTAGGGTATTACTCCCAAGGTGGCCTTGAATTGAAAGAAGATAAACGAATGATTGAGGTGGTGAAAGATGTTGCCGATGTGTTGGTTTTGGCCGATGGCTCTAAATTAAACCCTACCCAATTCCTCAAACACTTCGGCTTTAAACCGGAAACACATTATACCTTCGTTTCGAAACTCAGTGGAGGAGAAAAAAGAAGACTCTATTTATTAACCGTCTTAATTAAGAATCCCAATGTCTTAATTTTAGATGAGCCTACCAACGACCTGGATATCCTTACCCTCAATATTTTAGAGGAGTTCTTGGAAAACTTTCAAGGAGTATTGTTAATGGTTAGCCACGACCGCTATTTTATGGATAAATTGGTCGACCACCTGTTTATCTTCGATGGTCATGGTAACATTAAAGATTTCAATGGGAATTATACCGACTTTAGAATGATGCTTGAACAAAAAGAAAAGCAAGATGCTAAAGACAAATTGGCCGAATCTAATCTGAAGGAAAACTCAAACTCAAATACCTCAAAAAAGAAAATTGGATTTAAAGAAAAGTTTGAATTCCAACAATTGGAAAAGGAAATACCGGAACTGGAAGAGAAAAAGAAGCAATTGGAATTGGATTTGCAAGCCTCTGTTTCTGATTATTTAAAAATACAACAACTTGGTGAGCAAATTGCTCAATTGTCTTCTGAATTGGAACTTAAATCCCTTCGTTGGCTTGAATTGGCTGAGTTGGTTGAAGGGGAAAACTAA
- the rsfS gene encoding ribosome silencing factor, translated as MPRKKKTPALPSDPTEKLLATIVKGISDKKGKEIISLDLRKTGSGVCDYFVICHADSTTQVDAIGGNVIEEVRKLTGEKPWHSEGFQNAEWILIDYVNIVVHVFQTEKRSFYNLEKLWGDAELVNYTDEPETSPTLPIEKPKTIRKTTKKATAN; from the coding sequence ATGCCTCGAAAGAAAAAAACACCGGCTCTGCCCTCTGATCCAACGGAGAAATTGCTAGCCACCATCGTAAAAGGAATTTCTGATAAAAAAGGAAAAGAAATTATTAGTTTAGATTTAAGGAAAACAGGAAGCGGAGTTTGCGATTACTTCGTTATTTGTCATGCAGATAGTACCACTCAAGTGGATGCCATTGGTGGAAATGTGATTGAAGAAGTTAGGAAACTAACCGGAGAAAAACCTTGGCATTCGGAAGGGTTTCAAAACGCAGAATGGATATTGATTGATTATGTTAACATAGTTGTTCATGTATTTCAAACTGAAAAACGCAGCTTTTACAACCTTGAAAAATTATGGGGTGATGCTGAATTGGTAAACTATACCGACGAACCAGAAACAAGCCCTACCCTACCAATAGAAAAACCAAAAACAATTAGAAAAACAACAAAAAAAGCTACTGCCAACTAG